The following DNA comes from Chloroflexaceae bacterium.
GGCCCGAGGCGCTGGCGCTCGAACGTTCGAGCCCCGCGCTGCACCTGGTGCGGCGTATTGACGAGGAGGCCCATCGCTTTGCCATCGCCTACCATCGCAAGGTTCGCGGCAAGGCCGCCCTCACCTCGGCCCTGGAGGAGATCCCCGGCATCGGCCCCCGGCGCAAGAAGGCCCTCCTGCAAGCCTTCGGCTCCCTCGACGGCATCCGCCGGGCCAGTGTGGAGGAACTGGCCGCCGTGCCGGGAATGAACCGCAAGGCTGCCGAGATGATCAAGGGGTTGTTGGGCTGACGATGGGGGTCGGGGCAGGCTGGAGGGTTGCCCCGCCTGCCTCCAGATAGGAAAGCAAAGTCTCCCGGAGATGGCCCTGTTTAGCGCCAGAGTTCCCTATGACAGTCATTCATTCCCACATCAACCCGCAGAGCGAAGAGTTCAAAGCCAACGCCGTCTACCACCGCGCCCTCGCCGATGAGTTGCGCGGTCGCGTGCTCGCCGCCTCGCACGGGGGCAGCCCCGACGCGCGCCAGAAGCACGTCGCCCGCGGCAAGTTGCTCGTCCGCGAGCGGATTGATTTGCTGCTCGATGAAGGCACGGCCTTTCTGGAACTCAGCCCTCTGGCCGCCTATCACGTCTATGACGACGACGTGCCCGGCGCGGGGATCGTCACCGGCATCGGGCGGGTGAGCGGTCGCGAGTGCGTCATTATCGCCAACGACGCCACGGTCAAGGGCGGCACCTACTACCCGCTCACGGTCAAAAAGCACCTGCGCGCCCAGGAGATCGCCCAGGAGAACCATCTGCCCTGCATTTACCTGGTGGACAGCGGCGGGGCCTTTCTGCCGCTTCAGGCCGAGGTGTTTCCCGACCGCGACCACTTCGGGCGCATCTTCTACAACCAGGCCCAGATGTCGGCGCGGGGCATCCCGCAGATCGCTGCGGTGATGGGCTCCTGCACCGCCGGTGGGGCCTACGTGCCGGCCATGAGCGACGAGGTGGTGATCGTCAAGGGCACGGGCACGATCTTTCTTGGCGGGCCGCCGCTGGTTAAGGCCGCCACCGGCGAAGAGGTCAGCGCCGAAGAGCTGGGCGGCGCCGACGTGCATACGCGCCTCTCCGGCGTGGCTGACCATTTCGCCGAGAATGACCGCGAGGCCATCGGGATCATCCGCGACATCGTCGCCAACCTCGGCCCCCGCCGCCGCCCGCCCTGGGAGGTGCAGGCCCCCGAACCGCCACGCTACGACCCGGAGGAGTTGTATGGCATCATTCCCCGCGACACGCGCAAGAGCTACGATATTCGCGAGGTGATCGCCCGCCTGGTGGACGGCAGCCGGCTCCACGAGTTTAAGACGCGCTACGGCACGACCCTGGTCTGCGGCTTCGCCCACATCGAGGGCATCCCTGTGGGCATTCTGGCTAACAACGGCATCCTCTTCAGCGAGAGCGCGCTGAAGGGGGCGCACTTCATCGAACTCTGCGCGGCGCGGGGCATTCCGCTGCTCTTCCTACAAAACATTACCGGCTTTATGGTCGGCAAGCAGTATGAAAATGCCGGGATTGCCAAAGACGGCGCCAAGCTCGTCACCGCAGTGAGTTGCGCCGCCGTGCCGAAGTTTACCGTGGTGGTGGGAGGATCGTTTGGCGCCGGGAACTACGGCATGTGCGGGCGCGCCTATCAGCCGCGGCTGCTCTGGATGTGGCCCAACGCCCGTATCAGCGTGATGGGGGGCCAGCAGGCGGCCAACGTGCTGCTTACCGTGCGGCGCGATAACCTGCTCGCCCAGGGCCGCGACATGACCCCCGAAGAGCAGGAGGCCTTCAAGGCGCCCATTCTTGAGAAGTACGAGCGCGAGGGCAGCCCCTACTACTCCACCGCGCGCCTGTGGGACGATGGCATCCTCGTGCCCACCGATACGCGCAAGGCCCTGGCCCTCGGTCTGGCCGCCGCCGGCAACGCCCCGCCTCAGGAAACAAAGTTCGGCGTGTTTCGCATGTGACCGCTGGCGATTGTGCGATGTACGGAGGTCCTGCACGGGAGAGCGCGGGCGGGCCTGCCCGGGAGGGCGAAGCCCTCTCAAGAACGCCCTTTGTGCCGCCTTTGTTGTCCGGAAGGTTATCACTATGCTCCGACTCTCCGAAGAAGTAGCCACTGCAGTTGATGAGGGCCGGGCGGTCGTAGCGCTGGAAAGCACCCTGATCAGCCACGGCCTGCCGTACCCGGAAAAT
Coding sequences within:
- a CDS encoding methylcrotonoyl-CoA carboxylase, translating into MTVIHSHINPQSEEFKANAVYHRALADELRGRVLAASHGGSPDARQKHVARGKLLVRERIDLLLDEGTAFLELSPLAAYHVYDDDVPGAGIVTGIGRVSGRECVIIANDATVKGGTYYPLTVKKHLRAQEIAQENHLPCIYLVDSGGAFLPLQAEVFPDRDHFGRIFYNQAQMSARGIPQIAAVMGSCTAGGAYVPAMSDEVVIVKGTGTIFLGGPPLVKAATGEEVSAEELGGADVHTRLSGVADHFAENDREAIGIIRDIVANLGPRRRPPWEVQAPEPPRYDPEELYGIIPRDTRKSYDIREVIARLVDGSRLHEFKTRYGTTLVCGFAHIEGIPVGILANNGILFSESALKGAHFIELCAARGIPLLFLQNITGFMVGKQYENAGIAKDGAKLVTAVSCAAVPKFTVVVGGSFGAGNYGMCGRAYQPRLLWMWPNARISVMGGQQAANVLLTVRRDNLLAQGRDMTPEEQEAFKAPILEKYEREGSPYYSTARLWDDGILVPTDTRKALALGLAAAGNAPPQETKFGVFRM